Proteins encoded by one window of Arachis ipaensis cultivar K30076 chromosome B04, Araip1.1, whole genome shotgun sequence:
- the LOC107638625 gene encoding uncharacterized protein LOC107638625 produces the protein MAKGRKLTTSRSDRFLGTYPQAQSSAGDPSELREEDIWSTADDTDAATAAYADWETISAAESNGGGGATYRRRISHDGHRQSGGLSLAFEDPACNAAATPRVVHQFRPRDGGTAAASPRGRHVATSAPVNVPDWSKILRVDSAESLHGGGEDDDFDDGASEMVPPHEYLARSRKAAANSVFEGVGRTLKGRDMSRVRDAVWSQTGFDG, from the coding sequence ATGGCCAAGGGTCGCAAGCTAACCACCAGCCGTAGCGATCGCTTCCTCGGAACCTACCCCCAGGCCCAATCGTCCGCCGGAGATCCATCGGAGCTCCGGGAAGAGGACATCTGGTCCACGGCGGACGATACCGATGCCGCCACCGCAGCTTACGCCGATTGGGAGACAATTTCCGCTGCGGAGTCAAACGGTGGCGGTGGCGCGACGTACCGTCGCCGGATTTCCCACGATGGTCACCGACAATCCGGTGGATTGTCGCTGGCGTTTGAGGATCCGGCTTGCAATGCTGCGGCGACGCCAAGAGTCGTACACCAGTTCCGCCCTCGCGACGGCGGTACTGCTGCGGCTTCGCCGAGGGGGCGCCACGTGGCGACGTCGGCGCCAGTTAACGTGCCGGATTGGAGCAAGATACTCCGAGTGGACTCGGCCGAGTCGCTGCACGGCGGTGGCGAGGATGACGATTTTGACGACGGCGCGTCGGAGATGGTTCCGCCGCATGAGTACTTGGCACGAAGCCGGAAGGCGGCGGCGAACTCGGTTTTCGAGGGAGTCGGGCGAACCTTGAAGGGCCGGGACATGAGCCGGGTACGTGATGCCGTTTGGAGCCAGACCGGGTTCGATGGATGA